From one Enterococcus sp. DIV2402 genomic stretch:
- a CDS encoding biotin transporter BioY — protein sequence MKTKDISMIAMMIAIIIVLGMIPPIPLGFIPVPIVLQNLGVMLAGIVLGAKKGGLAIALFLTLVAMGMPFLTGGSGGFSVFLGPTVGYLIGWFVSAILIGLGRSKFMETKNWGIKFLIVAIPGVLLVDLLGSIGLSIVTGMSLSASIVSNLVFIPGDTLKVILVIIIAERLLKIMNRTER from the coding sequence ATGAAAACAAAAGATATTTCTATGATTGCTATGATGATAGCCATTATTATAGTATTAGGAATGATTCCACCGATTCCATTAGGCTTTATTCCAGTCCCAATTGTTTTGCAAAATTTAGGTGTGATGTTAGCTGGTATTGTTTTAGGTGCGAAAAAAGGCGGATTAGCCATTGCGTTATTCTTAACTTTAGTAGCTATGGGGATGCCATTTTTGACAGGAGGTTCTGGAGGGTTTTCCGTTTTTCTAGGTCCTACAGTAGGGTATTTAATCGGCTGGTTTGTTTCAGCTATTCTAATCGGATTAGGTAGAAGTAAGTTTATGGAAACGAAAAATTGGGGAATTAAGTTTTTAATTGTAGCTATTCCAGGAGTATTACTGGTGGATTTATTAGGGTCTATCGGTTTATCTATAGTTACTGGTATGTCGTTATCAGCGTCTATTGTCTCAAATTTAGTTTTCATTCCAGGGGATACATTAAAAGTAATTTTGGTTATAATTATTGCCGAACGATTGTTAAAAATAATGAATCGTACAGAACGATAA
- a CDS encoding CHY zinc finger protein has translation MIIYGIDIDGNGRCLHYHQEHDIVGLKCNKCKKYYACYQCHNACEAHTFEPIAVSDAAPVICGHCHTTLTFFQYKKGACPYCQAKFNPNCQLHETIYFSKD, from the coding sequence ATGATTATTTATGGAATAGACATTGATGGTAATGGTAGATGCCTCCATTACCATCAAGAACATGATATTGTAGGTTTAAAATGCAATAAATGTAAAAAATATTATGCTTGTTATCAATGTCATAACGCTTGCGAAGCACATACTTTTGAACCTATTGCTGTTTCTGATGCTGCTCCGGTTATCTGCGGACATTGTCACACAACATTGACTTTCTTCCAATATAAAAAAGGGGCTTGTCCTTATTGTCAGGCTAAGTTTAATCCTAATTGTCAACTACATGAAACGATTTATTTCTCGAAAGACTGA
- a CDS encoding beta-N-acetylhexosaminidase, with the protein MKAVYFTGDVSSVERGLSLLQNKLHFRLDRSQTPIQLIHRKGPLTVEKKANDITISFAEATHCFRGLNLLFAHWEKTNFSFKEYPQFEAIGPMVDASRNAVPTVKKIKELLATCSVLGLNQLMLYMEDTYEILEYPYFGYFRGRYSSAELKEIDDYGDALGIEVIPAIQVLAHLKNPLKWNFTREFRDTEDILLVDEPKTYQFLTKAIQAVSQPFRTNKIHIGMDEAHQLGLGQFLQKHGLQNRFDLMNRHLAKVLEITNSLGLEVEMWSDMYFRLGSKTGDYYDPDFDIPKEVVASIPEVKMVYWDYYHHQEAEYLQLLAHHKELEKPIVFAGGIWTWNGIAPNYSKTIATTHAALSACKKQQISSIYATLWGDDGAETPLDTALYGLQLFAEHQFNTTVTDELVALRFNELQHESADSFLLLDCFDQTPGVAPENPDGSAVSKLILYQDLLLGLYDKTIEVFPLTEHYQKLAQELAQCETSDNTVALFVYYQLVAEVLASKTSLGKQLQEAYLTQDKTSGQQLLLQVEQLQLLIDKLRKRHRQLWFANNKPFGWEILDIRYGGILSRLETTHWRLTQWIEQDEPLEELAETRLPFDGPYPMPEGIIGRNLYHGIVSPSKLSDV; encoded by the coding sequence ATGAAAGCGGTATATTTCACAGGCGATGTTTCTTCTGTAGAACGCGGATTATCTCTTCTACAAAATAAACTACACTTTCGTCTTGATCGTTCACAAACACCCATTCAACTTATTCACCGAAAAGGACCTCTTACAGTAGAAAAAAAAGCAAACGACATCACTATCTCATTTGCAGAAGCAACCCACTGTTTTAGAGGCCTAAATTTATTATTTGCTCATTGGGAAAAAACAAATTTTTCATTTAAAGAATATCCTCAGTTTGAAGCAATTGGTCCCATGGTTGACGCATCGCGAAATGCAGTCCCAACAGTCAAAAAAATTAAAGAACTTTTAGCGACTTGTAGCGTACTTGGTTTAAATCAATTAATGCTTTACATGGAAGATACGTATGAAATTCTAGAGTATCCTTATTTCGGTTATTTCCGTGGACGCTATTCATCGGCGGAATTAAAAGAGATTGATGATTATGGAGATGCATTAGGAATTGAAGTCATTCCAGCTATTCAAGTGTTAGCCCACTTAAAAAATCCATTGAAATGGAATTTTACTCGTGAATTTCGTGATACAGAAGATATTTTACTTGTTGACGAACCAAAAACGTATCAATTTTTAACAAAAGCCATTCAAGCAGTTAGCCAACCTTTTCGAACCAATAAAATTCATATCGGAATGGATGAAGCGCATCAATTAGGCTTAGGACAATTTTTACAAAAGCATGGCTTACAAAATCGCTTTGATTTAATGAATCGGCATTTAGCCAAAGTTTTAGAAATTACAAATTCATTAGGTCTAGAGGTTGAAATGTGGAGCGATATGTATTTCCGCTTAGGCTCGAAAACAGGGGATTATTATGATCCTGATTTTGATATTCCTAAAGAAGTAGTAGCAAGTATTCCTGAGGTTAAAATGGTCTATTGGGACTATTATCATCATCAAGAAGCAGAATATCTACAGTTATTAGCACATCATAAAGAATTAGAGAAACCGATTGTGTTTGCTGGAGGCATTTGGACTTGGAATGGGATTGCACCAAATTATAGCAAAACTATCGCCACGACACATGCGGCACTCTCAGCTTGTAAAAAGCAACAAATCTCCTCAATTTATGCAACACTTTGGGGTGACGATGGTGCCGAAACACCTTTGGACACTGCGTTATACGGCTTACAATTATTCGCAGAACACCAGTTTAATACAACTGTCACGGACGAATTGGTTGCTCTACGCTTTAATGAATTGCAACATGAATCAGCTGATAGCTTTCTCTTACTAGATTGCTTTGACCAAACACCTGGTGTTGCACCAGAAAATCCAGACGGTTCAGCAGTTAGTAAATTAATCTTGTACCAAGATCTCTTACTAGGTTTATATGATAAAACAATCGAAGTTTTTCCTCTAACGGAACATTATCAAAAACTAGCTCAAGAATTAGCTCAATGTGAAACGTCAGATAATACGGTCGCTTTATTTGTCTATTATCAATTAGTTGCTGAAGTTTTAGCTAGCAAAACTTCTCTAGGAAAGCAACTACAAGAAGCTTATCTAACGCAAGACAAAACTTCTGGACAACAACTGCTCTTACAAGTTGAGCAACTACAATTATTAATCGATAAATTGCGTAAACGACATCGTCAACTATGGTTTGCCAATAACAAACCTTTTGGCTGGGAAATATTGGACATTCGTTATGGAGGAATACTTTCACGTTTAGAAACAACTCATTGGCGACTCACACAATGGATTGAACAGGATGAACCGCTTGAAGAATTAGCAGAAACACGTTTACCATTTGACGGACCCTATCCTATGCCAGAAGGAATTATCGGTCGAAACTTATATCACGGCATCGTCAGCCCTAGCAAATTATCAGATGTTTAA
- a CDS encoding glycoside hydrolase family 125 protein — protein sequence MAYKDIPNSVQVFMDKITEKCGEEHQDWATNFNAAFANTLLTTVKRHEDGTTFLLTGDIPAMWLRDSTAQVRPYLVVAKEDEDLAAMISGLVKKQFFYINIDPYANAFNEEANGAGHQDDHTEMNDWIWERKYEIDSLCYPVQLAYLLYKNTGRTDQFNEDFVNGVKKILEVFEVEQDHNHSPYNFVRDTWRKEDTLINDGKGVTVAPTGMTWSGFRPSDDACAGGGYLVPSNMFAVVILGYLEEIFSSVLEDTAIVEKAKTLREEIQEGIEAHGRTQNAADEDIYAYEVDGLGNASIMDDSNVPNLISAPYLGYGSMKDERYLRTRKTLLSKENPYFYEGKYAKGIGSSHTPENYIWPIAMAMEGMTTDDKAEKERILNQLVATDAGTNLMHEGFDVDDPTQYTREWFSWANMMFCELVMDYFDIQVEK from the coding sequence ATGGCTTATAAAGATATACCAAATTCGGTGCAAGTGTTTATGGATAAAATTACAGAAAAATGTGGAGAAGAGCATCAAGATTGGGCAACAAACTTTAATGCTGCTTTCGCCAATACGTTATTAACTACAGTAAAACGCCATGAGGATGGCACAACGTTCTTATTGACAGGAGATATCCCTGCAATGTGGCTACGAGATTCAACGGCGCAAGTTCGTCCATATTTAGTAGTAGCAAAAGAAGACGAAGATTTAGCAGCGATGATTAGTGGATTGGTGAAAAAACAATTTTTCTATATCAATATCGATCCGTATGCGAATGCCTTTAATGAAGAGGCTAATGGTGCAGGGCATCAAGACGATCACACTGAAATGAATGACTGGATTTGGGAACGTAAATATGAAATCGATTCATTGTGTTATCCTGTTCAACTAGCGTATCTACTATATAAAAATACTGGCCGTACCGATCAATTCAATGAAGATTTTGTAAATGGTGTGAAAAAGATTTTAGAAGTATTTGAAGTAGAACAAGATCACAATCACTCACCTTATAATTTTGTTCGTGATACTTGGCGTAAAGAAGATACCTTGATTAACGATGGGAAAGGTGTAACGGTTGCGCCAACTGGAATGACATGGTCTGGCTTCCGACCAAGCGATGATGCGTGTGCAGGCGGTGGTTATTTAGTACCATCCAATATGTTTGCGGTAGTTATCTTAGGTTATTTAGAAGAAATCTTTAGCAGTGTCTTAGAAGATACAGCGATTGTTGAAAAAGCTAAAACGTTGCGTGAGGAAATTCAAGAGGGGATTGAAGCGCATGGCCGTACACAAAACGCTGCAGATGAAGATATTTATGCCTATGAAGTAGATGGTTTAGGGAATGCCTCAATTATGGATGATAGTAATGTGCCTAACCTAATTTCAGCGCCTTACCTAGGATATGGTTCAATGAAAGATGAACGTTATCTACGTACAAGAAAAACATTGTTAAGCAAAGAAAATCCATATTTCTATGAAGGCAAATATGCAAAAGGAATAGGTTCATCGCATACACCAGAAAATTACATCTGGCCAATTGCTATGGCAATGGAAGGAATGACGACGGACGATAAAGCGGAAAAAGAACGCATTTTAAACCAATTAGTCGCAACAGATGCTGGGACTAATTTAATGCATGAAGGATTTGACGTAGATGATCCAACGCAATATACACGTGAATGGTTCTCTTGGGCCAACATGATGTTTTGTGAGTTAGTCATGGATTACTTTGATATTCAAGTAGAAAAATAG
- a CDS encoding GntR family transcriptional regulator: MKEPLYKTILNDLKKQIFSGQLPLNSQLPTEKELSEQYHVSRITSKRALTELEQAGLIYRVRGKGSFVKETPPQVTQRVSTKATRILFLLPFLHDLSLGNFTDGLLPIMQDQQIEVAMGTLEVFSQKNATELMQEYDGLIYYAENTDQYLDTLVELALKAFPVISLDKKNFELNFPTILSDNMAGGQLATQSLIEDGHTRIAYLFGRSLHPQSVRNRYIGYLKALHGANLTFHTSSIDITATNEHLLTYVIDNQVTALVCENDLVAIEAMRTLKQAGYAIPTDFSIIGFDDIQASQFVEPPLTTIAQDFKQIGEIAGKTLIEWIENNQVPTDIKVPVTFVQRQSTKQI; the protein is encoded by the coding sequence ATGAAAGAGCCGTTATATAAAACAATATTAAATGATTTGAAAAAACAAATTTTTTCTGGTCAGTTACCGCTCAATAGTCAACTCCCAACTGAAAAGGAATTGTCTGAACAATACCACGTCAGTCGGATTACCTCTAAACGTGCGTTAACCGAACTAGAACAAGCCGGATTAATCTATCGTGTACGAGGGAAAGGAAGCTTTGTGAAAGAAACGCCACCACAAGTCACCCAGCGTGTATCAACCAAAGCAACCCGTATTTTGTTTCTTTTACCTTTTTTGCATGATTTATCTTTAGGAAATTTTACAGACGGCTTATTGCCGATCATGCAAGACCAACAAATTGAAGTCGCTATGGGAACTTTAGAGGTGTTTTCTCAAAAAAATGCCACTGAACTAATGCAAGAATATGATGGTTTGATTTATTATGCTGAAAATACGGATCAATATTTAGATACGTTAGTAGAATTAGCTCTCAAAGCATTCCCTGTCATTTCTTTAGATAAAAAGAATTTCGAACTAAATTTTCCGACAATTTTATCTGATAACATGGCAGGAGGACAGCTAGCTACCCAATCGTTAATTGAGGACGGACATACTCGAATTGCCTATTTATTTGGACGTTCCTTGCATCCACAATCGGTACGAAATCGTTATATTGGCTATTTAAAAGCATTACATGGCGCAAACTTAACATTCCATACGTCTTCTATTGATATTACTGCGACTAACGAACATCTATTAACTTATGTAATCGACAATCAAGTAACGGCGCTTGTTTGCGAAAATGACTTAGTAGCAATCGAAGCGATGCGTACGCTAAAACAAGCAGGATACGCTATTCCCACTGATTTTTCAATTATTGGCTTTGATGACATCCAAGCATCGCAATTTGTGGAACCACCTTTGACAACCATCGCCCAGGATTTCAAACAAATTGGTGAAATTGCTGGTAAAACGTTAATCGAATGGATCGAAAACAATCAAGTTCCCACAGATATTAAAGTTCCCGTTACTTTCGTTCAACGTCAATCAACCAAACAAATTTAA
- a CDS encoding alpha-L-fucosidase yields the protein MKKYINWPESYPDTTWFTNARFGAFIHFGLYTLGARHEWFMTTEQVTPENYRKYFEHFDPDLFDANQWAQEIKATGAEYVVFTTKHHEGFAFWDTKQSDYKITNTPFGRDLLAELLPAFRKVGLKIGLYHSLIDWYHPEFPIDGLHPCRDEENYRATNDQRDLKKYQDFLAAQVTELLTEYGKIDYMWFDFSYAHRDWGWSVGKGAADWDALRLEKICRTLQPEMLINDRFALGHGITTPEQYQPDKPLYKDGLPVLWEACQTMNGTWGYDRDNQQWKSSEQILQMLIDTVAKGGNFLMNTGPNGRGLIDKQSKERFSDLSKWFYLHNRSIKNCGPSEFVPPIDCRYTQNGNRLYLHIFSWPYFHIHLKDLAGKIRYAQFLNDGSEVFYRGFDPEEVITTTETIIEPHDIVLQLPTKRPDSLVPVIEIFLND from the coding sequence ATGAAAAAATATATTAATTGGCCAGAAAGCTATCCAGATACCACATGGTTTACCAATGCTCGTTTTGGGGCATTCATTCATTTTGGCTTATACACGCTTGGTGCCCGTCATGAATGGTTTATGACAACTGAACAAGTTACCCCTGAAAACTATCGCAAATATTTTGAACATTTTGATCCTGATTTGTTTGATGCCAATCAATGGGCACAAGAAATTAAAGCTACCGGTGCCGAATATGTCGTTTTTACAACAAAACACCATGAAGGCTTTGCTTTTTGGGATACCAAACAATCCGATTATAAAATTACCAACACGCCCTTTGGTAGAGATTTATTAGCCGAACTGTTACCAGCATTTCGCAAAGTAGGGTTAAAAATCGGATTATATCATTCATTAATTGACTGGTATCATCCAGAATTTCCAATTGATGGCTTACACCCTTGTCGTGACGAGGAAAACTATCGTGCAACTAACGACCAGCGTGATTTAAAGAAATACCAAGATTTCTTAGCTGCCCAAGTTACTGAACTGTTAACTGAATATGGGAAAATTGACTATATGTGGTTTGATTTTTCTTATGCGCATCGAGATTGGGGCTGGTCTGTCGGTAAAGGTGCTGCAGACTGGGATGCCTTACGTTTAGAAAAAATTTGTCGTACTTTGCAGCCAGAAATGTTGATTAATGACCGTTTTGCTTTAGGTCATGGGATTACCACTCCGGAGCAATACCAACCAGATAAACCATTATATAAAGATGGGTTACCTGTTTTGTGGGAGGCTTGCCAAACAATGAATGGTACTTGGGGCTACGATCGTGACAATCAACAATGGAAATCTTCCGAACAAATTCTGCAAATGTTGATTGATACGGTAGCTAAAGGTGGAAATTTCTTAATGAATACTGGACCAAATGGCCGTGGATTAATTGATAAACAATCCAAAGAACGCTTCTCTGATTTAAGTAAGTGGTTTTATCTACACAATCGTTCAATTAAAAATTGTGGTCCAAGTGAATTCGTGCCACCTATTGACTGTCGCTACACTCAAAATGGCAATCGACTCTATTTGCATATTTTCTCTTGGCCATATTTCCACATTCATTTAAAAGATTTAGCAGGAAAAATTCGTTATGCACAATTTTTAAATGATGGTTCTGAAGTTTTCTATCGTGGTTTCGATCCCGAAGAAGTTATCACAACGACGGAAACAATTATCGAACCCCACGACATTGTCTTACAATTACCAACTAAACGACCAGATTCTTTGGTTCCAGTTATTGAAATCTTTTTAAATGATTAA
- a CDS encoding alpha-mannosidase, with the protein MKKKVYIISHSHWDREWYVAYEKHHMLLVELMDDLLEIFETDPDFNSFHLDGQTIILDDYLQVRPEKRAAVQKAIDDGKLRIGPFYILQDDFLISSESNVRNMLIGMEESRKWGTPVKLGYFPDTFGNMGQAPQLMQKAGFEAAAFGRGVKPIGFDNQVLESESYTSQYSEMWWKGPDQSEIFGLLFANWYSNGNEIPSEKEAAIRFWDRKLEDTEKFASTDHLLMMNGCDHQPVQKDITKAIALANELYPEYEFIHSNFTDYLEAVQKDLPEDLGSVEGELTSQETDGWYTLANTASARVYLKQWNTRVQRQLENIAEPLASMAYEITGNYPHDQLDYAWKTLMQNHPHDSICGCSVDEVHREMVPRFEKANEVGKYVAEEAVNAITAEINTETFAKDSFPFVVFNTNGLAKSGEAEIEIELERKTFAQGYPEQLYRALDEMPKGEYHVVDEQGQTVSAIVSEVNVRFDYDLPKDGFRIPYMKRYVTVKVAVKDLPAYSWETFALVAGAEANSSEKLANEDGRVIENTQIKVEIAENGTLAITDKATNHTVDNLLIFENVGDIANEYIFMQPKNDQAILSSNVVAELEIVETHAEKAVIKLTHVLDIPVSADELLDIEQQMVIGFTGRKAGRSKETAPLTIETFVTVSKDSKKVDFETHLNNQMKDHRLRALFPTGLQVETHEADSIYEVVERPNQVSASWENPTNPQHQHAFANLHDETRGVTVGNFGLNEYEIVDDTIAVTLLRCVRELGDWGYFPTPEAQCLGEHTFNYSVEVHGTPETRYDTYKHAYTAQVPFTVAQVAVQAGQYPATYQYVTVESETFVPTALKRRKADQALILRGYNMADEAKALTIEKAESKPVVLNLLEELTEEIYTSEIQPYEIRTIGLIN; encoded by the coding sequence ATGAAGAAAAAAGTTTATATTATTTCCCATAGTCACTGGGACCGTGAGTGGTATGTGGCGTATGAGAAACACCATATGTTATTAGTTGAATTGATGGATGATTTGTTAGAAATTTTTGAAACTGATCCAGATTTTAATAGCTTCCATTTAGATGGACAAACAATCATTTTGGATGATTATTTGCAAGTGCGTCCAGAAAAACGTGCTGCTGTTCAAAAAGCGATAGACGATGGTAAATTGCGAATTGGACCATTTTATATTTTACAAGATGACTTTTTAATTAGTTCTGAATCAAACGTTCGTAACATGTTGATTGGAATGGAAGAAAGTCGTAAATGGGGGACACCTGTCAAACTAGGCTACTTCCCAGATACTTTTGGAAATATGGGGCAAGCACCTCAATTAATGCAAAAAGCTGGTTTTGAAGCTGCAGCCTTTGGTCGTGGTGTGAAACCAATCGGCTTTGATAACCAAGTGTTAGAATCTGAAAGTTACACCTCTCAATATTCTGAAATGTGGTGGAAAGGTCCAGATCAATCAGAAATCTTTGGCTTGTTATTTGCGAACTGGTACAGTAACGGGAATGAAATTCCTTCTGAAAAAGAAGCAGCCATTCGTTTTTGGGATCGTAAATTAGAAGACACAGAAAAATTTGCTTCAACCGATCATTTATTAATGATGAACGGCTGTGACCATCAACCAGTCCAAAAAGATATTACGAAAGCAATTGCGCTAGCGAATGAACTATATCCAGAGTATGAATTTATTCATTCAAACTTCACCGATTATTTAGAAGCAGTCCAAAAAGATTTGCCTGAAGATTTAGGTTCTGTAGAAGGTGAATTAACTAGTCAAGAAACAGACGGTTGGTATACATTAGCCAATACAGCTTCGGCTCGTGTTTACTTGAAACAGTGGAATACCCGTGTTCAACGTCAATTAGAAAATATTGCTGAACCATTGGCAAGTATGGCGTATGAAATTACGGGCAATTATCCACATGACCAATTAGACTACGCTTGGAAAACATTGATGCAAAACCATCCACACGACAGCATTTGTGGTTGTTCAGTCGATGAAGTTCATCGTGAAATGGTACCACGTTTCGAAAAAGCCAATGAAGTAGGAAAATACGTGGCAGAAGAAGCCGTAAATGCGATTACAGCTGAAATTAATACTGAAACTTTTGCCAAAGATAGTTTCCCATTTGTTGTCTTTAATACGAATGGTTTAGCTAAGAGTGGCGAAGCTGAAATCGAAATCGAATTGGAACGAAAAACATTTGCACAAGGTTATCCAGAACAACTATATCGCGCATTAGATGAAATGCCGAAAGGCGAGTATCACGTAGTAGATGAACAAGGTCAAACAGTTTCTGCTATTGTTTCTGAAGTAAATGTTCGTTTTGATTATGATTTACCAAAAGATGGTTTCCGTATTCCTTATATGAAACGCTATGTAACAGTAAAAGTTGCTGTTAAAGACTTACCAGCTTATTCATGGGAAACCTTTGCTTTAGTAGCCGGCGCAGAAGCTAATTCTTCTGAAAAATTAGCGAATGAAGATGGGCGAGTAATCGAAAATACACAAATTAAAGTAGAAATTGCTGAAAATGGTACGCTAGCAATTACAGATAAAGCAACCAATCATACTGTCGATAATTTGTTAATCTTTGAAAATGTCGGTGATATTGCCAATGAATATATTTTTATGCAACCAAAAAATGATCAAGCAATTTTATCTAGCAATGTGGTAGCGGAGTTAGAAATTGTTGAAACCCATGCTGAAAAAGCAGTCATCAAATTGACACATGTCTTAGATATTCCAGTTTCTGCAGATGAATTATTGGATATTGAACAACAAATGGTGATTGGTTTTACTGGACGCAAAGCGGGTCGTTCTAAAGAAACCGCACCATTAACGATTGAAACATTTGTGACAGTTAGCAAAGACAGTAAAAAAGTTGATTTTGAAACACATTTAAACAATCAAATGAAAGATCATCGTTTACGTGCATTGTTCCCAACTGGTTTACAAGTAGAAACCCACGAAGCAGATAGTATTTATGAAGTTGTGGAACGTCCAAATCAAGTTTCAGCAAGTTGGGAAAATCCAACGAATCCCCAACATCAACATGCATTTGCTAATTTACATGATGAGACACGCGGAGTGACTGTTGGAAACTTTGGATTGAATGAATACGAGATTGTGGACGATACGATTGCGGTTACTTTATTACGTTGTGTTCGTGAATTAGGTGACTGGGGCTATTTCCCAACACCAGAAGCACAATGTTTAGGGGAGCACACGTTTAATTACAGTGTCGAAGTTCATGGAACACCAGAGACACGCTACGATACCTACAAACATGCGTACACTGCCCAAGTTCCATTTACAGTTGCCCAAGTCGCTGTACAAGCAGGTCAATACCCAGCAACTTATCAATATGTAACTGTTGAAAGTGAAACGTTTGTTCCAACTGCCTTGAAACGCCGAAAAGCTGACCAAGCGTTAATTTTAAGAGGATACAACATGGCGGATGAAGCCAAAGCTTTAACCATTGAGAAAGCTGAGAGCAAACCAGTAGTCTTAAATTTATTGGAAGAGCTAACAGAAGAAATCTACACCTCAGAAATTCAGCCGTATGAAATTCGTACGATTGGTTTGATAAACTAA